Proteins from a genomic interval of Pantoea deleyi:
- the ybbP gene encoding putative ABC transporter permease subunit YbbP: protein MIWRWFWREWRSPSLLIVWLALTLAVACVLALGSISDRMEKGLNQQSRDFMAGDRTLRSSAAAPEAWLAKARETGLTVSRQLTFMTMTFAGQSPQLASVKAVDDAYPMFGTLQTEPPGLRPQAGTALAAPRLMALLNLKVGDRLEVGDTQLRISGVVIQEPDGGFNPFEMAPRLLINQADVAKTGAIQPGSRITWRYKFAGNPDQLARYDRWIEPQITADQRWISVGNSEDALGRSMQRAQQFLLLSALLTLMLAIAAVAVAMSHYCRSRYDLVAVLKTLGATHGALQRLIIGQWLAVLLLAAIAGGLVGQGVEAILMTMLKPVLPARLPAASLWPWVWAVGSLFVISLLVGLRPYRLLLATQPLRVLRRDAVASLWPLKFYIPVMAAVVITLLALLVGGSKMLWALLAGVVVLAGLLAITGWGTLLLLRRLVVRRLALRLAINRLLRQPGMTLSQLAAFSLSFMLLALLLVMRGDLLDRWQQQLPADSPNFFLLNISADQVPQVRDFLQAHQIKPETFYPIARVRLSELNGKPADPERDSALNRELNLTALAERPDHNPLVAGHWPPGAGEVSMEVELAERLGVKLGDTLTFEGDTQTFTARISSLRKVDWESLKPNFFFIFPPGALDSQPQTWLTSFRMAADPALLAQLNRAFPTLSLLDIGSIMRQIGQVLTQVSQALEIMVVLVTACGLLLLLAQIQVGMRQRRQELVVYRTLGAGKRLLRTTLWYEFALLGVVSGVAAAMGAEAALWGLQTRIFDFPWQPDWTLWLALPLCGALLLSLCGGWLGIRLLKGKALFRKFDAA, encoded by the coding sequence ATGATCTGGCGCTGGTTCTGGCGGGAGTGGCGATCGCCCTCGCTGCTGATTGTCTGGCTGGCCCTGACGCTGGCGGTCGCCTGCGTACTGGCGCTGGGATCGATCAGCGATCGCATGGAAAAGGGGCTGAATCAGCAGAGCCGTGATTTTATGGCGGGCGACCGCACGCTGCGCAGTAGCGCGGCGGCACCGGAAGCCTGGCTGGCGAAAGCGCGTGAAACCGGCCTGACCGTCAGCCGTCAATTGACCTTTATGACCATGACCTTTGCCGGCCAGTCGCCGCAGCTCGCCTCCGTTAAGGCGGTCGATGACGCTTACCCGATGTTCGGCACGCTGCAGACTGAGCCACCGGGTCTGAGGCCACAGGCGGGCACCGCCCTGGCCGCGCCGCGCCTGATGGCGCTGCTGAATCTGAAAGTGGGCGACAGGCTGGAAGTCGGCGACACTCAGCTGCGCATCAGCGGCGTGGTGATCCAGGAGCCGGATGGCGGCTTTAACCCGTTTGAGATGGCGCCGCGTCTGCTGATCAACCAGGCGGATGTCGCGAAAACCGGCGCGATTCAGCCTGGCAGTCGAATCACCTGGCGCTACAAATTCGCCGGCAATCCCGATCAGCTGGCCCGCTATGATCGCTGGATTGAACCGCAGATCACGGCCGATCAACGCTGGATCAGCGTCGGGAACTCAGAGGATGCGCTGGGACGTTCGATGCAGCGTGCGCAGCAGTTCCTGCTGCTGTCGGCCTTGCTGACCCTGATGCTGGCGATTGCGGCCGTGGCGGTCGCCATGAGTCACTACTGTCGCAGCCGCTACGATCTGGTGGCGGTGCTGAAAACTTTGGGCGCGACGCATGGCGCCTTGCAGCGTCTGATTATCGGCCAGTGGCTGGCGGTGCTGCTGCTGGCGGCAATAGCCGGTGGCCTGGTCGGGCAGGGCGTGGAAGCGATTCTGATGACGATGCTGAAACCGGTGCTGCCCGCCCGCTTACCGGCGGCCAGCCTCTGGCCGTGGGTCTGGGCCGTAGGCTCGCTGTTTGTGATTTCGCTGCTGGTGGGGCTGCGTCCCTATCGTCTGCTGCTGGCGACGCAGCCGCTGCGGGTGCTGCGGCGCGATGCGGTAGCCAGCCTCTGGCCGCTGAAGTTCTACATTCCGGTGATGGCCGCCGTTGTCATCACGCTGTTAGCGCTGCTGGTGGGCGGCAGTAAGATGCTCTGGGCGCTGCTGGCAGGTGTGGTGGTGCTGGCGGGCTTACTGGCTATCACTGGCTGGGGCACGCTGCTGCTGCTTCGGCGGCTGGTGGTGCGCAGGCTGGCCCTGCGGCTGGCGATCAACCGGCTGCTGCGCCAGCCCGGCATGACGCTAAGCCAGCTCGCGGCCTTTTCGCTCTCGTTTATGCTGCTGGCCCTGCTGCTGGTGATGCGGGGCGATCTGCTGGATCGCTGGCAGCAGCAGTTACCGGCAGACAGCCCGAACTTCTTCCTGCTGAACATCAGTGCGGATCAGGTGCCGCAGGTGCGGGATTTCCTGCAGGCGCACCAGATTAAGCCCGAAACCTTCTATCCGATTGCACGGGTGCGGCTCAGTGAGCTTAACGGTAAACCGGCCGATCCTGAGCGGGATAGTGCGCTGAACCGCGAACTTAACCTGACGGCGCTGGCCGAGCGTCCGGATCACAATCCGCTGGTGGCCGGTCACTGGCCACCGGGGGCGGGAGAGGTGTCGATGGAGGTGGAACTGGCAGAGCGGCTGGGTGTGAAGCTCGGTGATACCCTGACGTTCGAAGGCGATACGCAGACCTTTACTGCCCGCATCTCCAGCCTGCGTAAAGTGGACTGGGAGAGCCTGAAGCCGAACTTCTTCTTTATTTTCCCGCCGGGGGCGCTGGACAGCCAGCCGCAGACCTGGCTCACCAGCTTCCGGATGGCAGCCGATCCGGCGCTGCTGGCCCAGCTGAACCGCGCCTTTCCGACGCTGAGTCTGCTGGATATCGGCAGCATTATGCGGCAGATCGGTCAGGTGCTGACGCAGGTCAGCCAGGCACTGGAGATCATGGTGGTGCTGGTCACCGCCTGCGGTCTGCTGCTGCTGCTGGCGCAGATTCAGGTCGGGATGCGTCAGCGTCGGCAGGAGCTGGTCGTCTATCGCACGCTGGGGGCCGGTAAACGCCTGCTGCGCACGACGCTGTGGTACGAGTTTGCTCTGCTCGGCGTGGTCTCCGGCGTTGCGGCGGCGATGGGAGCAGAAGCGGCGCTGTGGGGATTACAGACCCGAATCTTTGACTTCCCGTGGCAGCCCGACTGGACGCTCTGGCTGGCGCTGCCGTTGTGCGGCGCGCTGCTGTTATCCCTCTGCGGCGGCTGGCTGGGAATCCGGTTACTGAAAGGAAAAGCTCTGTTCAGGAAGTTTGATGCGGCGTAG